In a single window of the Debaryomyces hansenii CBS767 chromosome A complete sequence genome:
- a CDS encoding DEHA2A11308p (weakly similar to uniprot|Q07418 Saccharomyces cerevisiae YDL065C PEX19 Chaperone and import receptor for newly-synthesized class I peroxisomal membrane proteins) has protein sequence MSLSSENKDSVKSNEKRDQSTGQAKQAVPTSTNAGDEDDLDDLDDLLDDFADDVLNKPPGSAVGTETQEKEEVKTSADEPLNDEFKTRIEDLVKDLNIEDPETKVQFEQLVKQFDEDHKEEAAAASQPQNFDNVMKETMERLKKSGDTIDEQIKNDQSSGKPEDMLTQLLAGLGGPGAGGDGDLDMSKLLVDMLEQLSSREVLCEPIKDLHSKFPDYLKEKKGKISEEEHANYTKQYEISGEILAIFEATDYDDEDKEKREKVNSLLESLQELGQPPTELVGDSGDFPGFGGMGGGALGGNGLDFNDKDLPPDLEKGLEEGCKQT, from the coding sequence ATGTCTTTGAGTAGCGAAAATAAGGATAGTGTGAAGAGTAACGAAAAAAGGGATCAGAGTACTGGTCAAGCCAAGCAGGCAGTCCCCACATCGACTAATGCCGGCGACGAAGATGATTTGGACGATTTGGAcgatttattagatgattTCGCTGACGATGTTTTGAATAAGCCACCAGGATCGGCGGTTGGTACTGAGACtcaagaaaaggaagaggTGAAGACTTCAGCTGATGAGCCTCTTAATGACGAATTTAAGACtagaattgaagatttggttAAGGATTTAAATATAGAAGACCCAGAAACCAAGGTGCAATTTGAGCAATTGGTTAAGCAATTTGACGAGGATCATAAGGAGGAAGCGGCTGCTGCTTCACAACCacaaaattttgataacgTTATGAAGGAAACGATggaaagattgaagaaatcaggCGATACCATTGACGAACAAATAAAGAACGACCAATCTAGTGGTAAGCCAGAAGATATGTTGACACAATTGCTTGCGGGACTTGGAGGCCCGGGAGCTGGAGGGGATGGAGATTTGGATATGTCGAAGTTATTGGTTGATATGCTTGAACAATTATCATCGAGGGAAGTGTTGTGCGAGCCAATAAAAGACCTTCACTCGAAATTCCCTGATTACttgaaagagaaaaaggGTAAGATTTCCGAGGAAGAACATGCTAATTACACTAAGCAATACGAAATTTCTGGAGAGATTTTGGCTATTTTCGAGGCAACAGATTacgatgatgaagacaAAGAGAAGAGAGAGAAAGTGAATAGTTTGTTAGAATCTTTACAAGAATTAGGACAACCACCAACTGAACTTGTTGGAGATTCAGGTGACTTCCCAGGATTCGGTGGCATGGGAGGTGGTGCACTTGGAGGTAATGGATTAGACTTTAACGATAAGGACTTACCACCAGACCTTGAAAAAGGATTAGAAGAGGGTTGTAAACAGActtaa
- a CDS encoding DEHA2A11242p (similar to uniprot|P35207 Saccharomyces cerevisiae YLR398C SKI2 antiviral protein and putative helicase) yields the protein MVETTDIKAGETILDTCNNVRDPLTKTKFLEPEVSREDTNKEISDELLTPSNQLSWDLLDLVQSLPEVNQNKLYDGLLNIPSPISRTSFRFKRSGIAGTVDGYKEELRLSDLDNANSSNSLSVNRKFTSKSDALRGKSTFLPFQPGGLLDKKSMINAAKDESAFLHRNEMGLFDIPQGLSRGLNISDSTVSDDNIVNLEQSKEPQDSQPEESTLEDKNFIESSNLSDQGSKSDNRLPFESEDIDGIIPSDYASMKQSMDEAPEHKKSWAHVVDLDHKLENFKEVIPNMAREWPFELDTFQQEAVYHLEQGDSVFVAAHTSAGKTVVAEYAIAMATRNMTKAIYTSPIKALSNQKFRDFKETFKDIDVGLITGDVQINPEANCLIMTTEILRSMLYRGADLIRDVEFVIFDEVHYVNDIDRGVVWEEVIIMLPDHVKYILLSATVPNTYEFANWVGRTKQKDIYVISTPKRPVPLEIFIWAKDHLFKAIDANRKFSDIEFKKHKEILEKGNKKEPPHVTMGAGSRGGRGGTARGGNRGGGQVANRGRGNFSGGRGGLTRDGPNKNTWVSLVQYMKQHNLLPAVIFVFSKKKCEEFADTLSNVDFCNAREKSEVHMFIDRAVSRLKKEDRELPQIIKIRDLLSRGIAVHHGGLLPIVKECIEILFARSLVKVLFATETFAMGLNLPTRTVVFNTYRKHDGRGFRNLLPGEFTQMSGRAGRRGLDDTGTVIVMSFNEPLSPTDFKDVTLGTPTKLSSQFRLTYNMILNLLRIEALRVEEMIKHSFSENSTQTLLPEHEVTVKRLSEELNETKVEDCSICNLKNIEETYNLLTDYENLYGQIVEEIQKSPIVRNTLMRVGRLLCFRDKNDTLRLGFFIRSNVSDNALLVLTFDLGEEYERDSATYKLPWIPHSYYLSHFMKKMVYSGSLRIESVPYNNIGFIGRYFLKANIKSILQNDSKVIAEAVEQIQILLKFQNKWDEVGFYQATQLSLHELLEKKMPILERLNELESFECKNFKVHYQQMHRQDEIKSEITTLQRLISDENLELLPDYEQRLNVLQSLGFIDKNQNVVLKGRVACEVNSGWELIITELVLDNFLGDFEPEEIVALLSCFVYEGKTNEEEEPPITPRLEKGKTRILAIAEKLMKVYAEHQVLLTSEEEEFLERKRFALVNVVYEWARGLSFNEIMQMSVEAEGTIVRVITRLDEICREVKSAALIVGDSTLHSKMSEAQEKIKRDIVFCASLYL from the coding sequence ATGGTTGAGACGACAGATATTAAAGCAGGAGAAACAATTCTCGATACATGCAATAATGTAAGAGACCCTCTTacaaaaacaaaatttttaGAACCAGAAGTATCTAGGGAAGATACAAATAAAGAGATCTcagatgaattattaacgCCTTCGAACCAGTTATCATGGGATCTATTGGATTTAGTTCAATCTTTACCGGAAGTGAACCAAAACAAACTTTATGATGGATTGCTAAACATACCTAGTCCTATTAGTAGAACATCATTTAGGTTTAAACGGTCAGGCATCGCAGGTACGGTTGATGGTTATAAAGAGGAATTGCGCCTTTCAGACTTAGATAATGCAAATTCAAGTAATTCATTATCCGTAAATAGAAAATTTACGTCCAAGAGTGATGCTTTGAGAGGGAAATCAACATTCTTACCGTTTCAACCAGGTGGTTTATTGGACAAGAAGTCGATGATCAATGCCGCAAAGGACGAATCAGCATTTTTACATAGAAACGAAATGggtttatttgatattccGCAAGGGTTATCCAGAGGTTTGAATATACTGGATTCAACGGTCCTGgatgataatattgttaatttaGAGCAAAGCAAGGAACCTCAAGATTCTCAACCCGAAGAATCAACATTGGAAGATAAGAATTTTATAGAATCAAGTAACCTTCTGGACCAAGGTTCAAAATCTGATAACCGACTCCCATTTGAATCTGAAGATATAGATGGTATCATACCACTGGATTATGCCAGTATGAAACAATCTATGGATGAAGCTCCAGAACACAAGAAAAGTTGGGCTCACGTTGTTGATTTGGATCACAAATTAGAAAACTTTAAAGAGGTTATTCCGAACATGGCACGAGAATGGCCGTTTGAGCTAGATACTTTTCAACAAGAAGCTGTATATCATTTGGAACAAGGGGATTCTGTTTTCGTTGCAGCTCATACGTCTGCTGGTAAAACAGTTGTTGCAGAATATGCAATCGCCATGGCCACCAGGAATATGACCAAAGCTATTTACACCTCACCCATTAAAGCATTATCAAACCAAAAATTCAGAGATTTCAAAGAGACATTTAAAGACATAGACGTTGGTTTGATTACAGGGGATGTTCAAATAAACCCAGAAGCCAATTGCCTTATTATGACAACTGAGATTTTGAGATCTATGTTGTACAGAGGAGCAGATCTTATCCGTGACGTGGAGTTTGTAATTTTCGATGAAGTTCACTATGTGAACGATATCGATCGTGGTGTTGTCTGGGAAGAGGTAATCATTATGTTACCTGATCATGTGAAATACATTCTTTTATCGGCAACTGTGCCTAATACTTATGAATTTGCAAACTGGGTTGGTAGGACAAAACAAAAAGACATATATGTAATTTCAACACCGAAAAGACCAGTTCcattagaaatatttatatggGCAAAAGATCACTTATTCAAAGCTATTGACGCGAATCGGAAATTTTCAGATATTGAGTTTAAAAAACATAAAGAGATTTTGGAAAAGGGAAATAAGAAGGAACCCCCTCATGTTACAATGGGAGCAGGTAGTCGTGGTGGGCGTGGAGGAACTGCCAGAGGTGGTAACAGAGGAGGAGGACAAGTAGCAAATAGAGGTAGAGGAAATTTTCTGGGTGGTAGAGGTGGATTAACAAGAGACGGaccaaataaaaatactTGGGTTTCGCTTGTGCAATACATGAAGCAACACAATTTATTACCTGCTGtcatttttgttttttcaaagaaaaagtgTGAAGAATTTGCCGATACATTAAGCAACGTAGATTTTTGCAATGCAAGAGAAAAATCGGAAGTACATATGTTCATCGACAGAGCAGTTTCTAgattaaagaaagaagacCGTGAATTGCCgcaaataatcaaaatcagAGATCTTTTAAGTAGAGGTATTGCAGTTCACCATGGTGGATTATTACCCATAGTCAAAGAGTGCATTGAAATATTGTTTGCAAGGTCTTTGGTAAAAGTTTTGTTTGCTACGGAAACATTTGCAATGGGGTTGAACTTGCCAACTAGAACTGTTGTTTTCAACACATATAGAAAGCATGATGGAAGAGGGTTTAGAAACTTGTTACCTGGTGAATTTACGCAGATGTCTGGAAGAGCAGGTAGAAGAGGTTTGGATGATACCGGGACGGTCATTGTCATGTCATTTAACGAACCTTTATCACCTACTGATTTCAAGGATGTAACTCTAGGTACTCCAACGAAGTTGCTGTCTCAATTCAGATTAACGTATAACATGATCTTGAATCTTTTGAGAATTGAAGCTTTGCGTGTTGAGGAGATGATTAAGCATTCGTTCAGTGAGAATTCAACTCAAACTTTACTACCAGAACACGAAGTCACTGTAAAGCGCTTATCAGAAGAACTAAACGAGACTAAGGTAGAAGATTGTTCTATATgtaatttgaagaatattgaagaaacttATAATTTGTTAACcgattatgaaaatttatatgGCCAAATCGTGGAAGAGATTCAAAAGCTGCCTATAGTTAGGAATACTTTGATGAGAGTTGGTCGTCTTCTTTGCTTTAGGgataaaaatgatactTTAAGATTAGGTTTCTTCATTAGGTCCAATGTGTCTGATAATGCTTTGTTAGTTTTAACGTTTGATCTTGgtgaagaatatgaaaggGATAGCGCTACTTACAAATTACCTTGGATCCCACATTCGTATTATCTTAGCCATTTCATGAAGAAAATGGTCTATTCAGGATCCCTTAGAATAGAATCCGTCCCTTACAATAATATAGGATTTATTGGCCGTTATTTTTTGAAAGCTAATATTAAAAGCATATTACAGAATGACTCAAAAGTTATTGCAGAAGCTGttgaacaaattcaaattttgttgaaatttcaaaataagTGGGACGAAGTTGGATTTTACCAAGCAACACAGTTATCCTTACACGAGCTTTTGGAAAAGAAGATGCCTATTCTCGAAAGACTTAATGAGCTAGAATCTTTTGAATGTAAGAACTTCAAAGTTCATTACCAACAAATGCATAGgcaagatgaaattaaatctgAAATAACTACATTACAAAGATTAATCTCTGATGAGAATTTAGAATTGTTGCCTGACTACGAGCAACGTCTAAATGTTTTGCAATCGTTAGGATTCATCGATAAAAACCAAAACGTAGTTCTTAAAGGCCGTGTCGCATGTGAAGTTAACTCTGGTTGGGAATTAATCATAACTGAATTGGTTTTAGATAATTTCTTAGGTGACTTTGAGCCAGAAGAGATCGTCGCATTGCTTTCTTGCTTCGTATACGAAGGGAAGACcaacgaagaagaagaaccCCCTATCACACCGCGGTTGGAAAAAGGAAAGACCAGAATCCTTGCTATTgcagaaaaattaatgaaggTATACGCGGAACACCAAGTTTTGCTTACGTcggaagaagaagagtttTTAGAAAGGAAAAGATTCGCCTTAGTGAATGTTGTGTATGAATGGGCTAGAGGTTTATCTTTCAATGAAATCATGCAAATGAGTGTTGAAGCAGAAGGAACTATTGTGAGGGTAATCACCAGATTGGACGAAATATGTCGTGAAGTCAAGAGTGCTGCATTGATAGTTGGTGACTCTACTTTGCATTCTAAAATGTCGGAGGcacaagaaaaaattaagcGGGATATTGTTTTCTGTGCATCGTTATATCTTTAG
- a CDS encoding DEHA2A11264p (some similarities with CA5107|IPF1358 Candida albicans IPF1358) produces the protein MLSKTNRGIQLRIRSASKALLSYTNNGAKRNVVDSALISSRDLYKENPQINSHKKIPYQGVRPSFYRRAATDFDSEYLDRKGLGNNRILEVLDSDEDFESKISPRAEHIQQFVGEEFPLSLNEKLSILCGLSNFSLVLEQRGKYDATSFDKTPSNVSSQGLFPEVRTGEEYTTEKLRSIGKTIFDLHLGLSTVFTDEKYLSLPSESLEQTMNLFNDEEKIIPLFMKRNYIYDCILPYQGTTRRGVIHSSEKYTEKKKKIQDVTSIGSFYTMIGLLSVKFNMEDMLDKVVYGKIINGQAGLVTLATETLTKLRT, from the coding sequence ATGCTCTCAAAAACGAATAGAGGAATTCAACTCAGAATAAGATCAGCTAGTAAAGCTCTCTTGTCGTACACAAATAATGGAGCTAAACGAAATGTTGTTGATTCAGCACTTATTCTGAGTCGAGATTTGTACAAGGAGAATCCTCAAATCAATTCACACAAGAAAATACCTTATCAAGGAGTAAGACCGTCTTTCTACAGAAGAGCAGCTACCGATTTTGATTCTGAATATTTGGATCGAAAGGGACTTGGAAATAACAGGATTCTAGAGGTTTTAGATCTGGATGAAGACTTTGAGTCTAAAATATCCCCCAGGGCGGAACATATCCAGCAGTTTGTGGGAGAAGAATTTCCATTGTCATTGAATGAGAAGCTTAGCATACTATGTGgtctttcaaatttttcctTAGTCCTTGAACAAAGAGGTAAGTATGATGCAACCCTGTTTGATAAAACGCCAAGTAACGTCTCTAGTCAGGGATTGTTTCCTGAGGTAAGAACAGGTGAAGAATACACAACAGAAAAGCTTCGCTCTATTGGCAAGACTATATTTGATCTTCATCTTGGACTTAGTACCGTCTTTACGGATGAAAAGTATCTTTCGCTTCCGTCTGAAAGTTTGGAACAGACTATGAACTTATTCAATGACGAAGAGAAAATAATACCATTATTTATGAAACGTAATTATATTTACGATTGCATACTTCCTTATCAGGGTACTACGAGGAGAGGCGTGATTCATTCGAGTGAAAAGTATACagagaaaaaaaagaaaatccaAGATGTCACTTCAATAGGAAGCTTTTACACTATGATTGGATTATTATCGGTAAAGTTCAATATGGAAGATATGTTAGACAAAGTGGTTTATggtaaaattattaacgGACAGGCAGGTTTGGTTACTCTTGCAACCGAAACACTAACGAAACTAAGAACCTGA
- a CDS encoding DEHA2A11286p (similar to uniprot|P32794 Saccharomyces cerevisiae YLR397C AFG2 ATPase of the CDC48/PAS1/SEC18 (AAA) family), producing the protein MSSKTSSSASKKKATSTPASESSTKKVKIPKNYIVRPSPNNSARSSNKVFINSEILQALEISNGSIVYISKVSGGEAGVLGTIHSDNDIIDKNVIGISSSLRCLGGLLLGDRIQIDKYLSQPEYATSVDLRIENDQNESIKIEGKVSKALEKLFNEIGIVFPGLKLTKVSIPNNEGGNEEEDIKMSCTIKVIDVSGKESLEDSLNKLSINEEKESEICNSSTVSPAYIFSKGKTQINTSVIREPLRSKFPQLPQPVGYSQVGGLSRPIALLQSTIELPLHNPTLFSDFGISPPRGILLHGPPGTGKTMLLRCVANETNAHVLTVNGPSIVSKYLGETENAIRDIFEEARKFQPSIIFLDEIDSLAPNRNSDDSGETESRVVATLLTMMDGMGDTGRIVVVGATNRPNSIDPALRRPGRFDQEVEIGIPDVEARGDILIKQFDKMDKSKFDLTKEEINSIASKTHGYVGADLTALCRESVMKAINRSLKASIPQREIKLELRDVEEALPEIRPSAMREIFLEMPKVYWSDIGGQEELKQKLTEVVQLPLEAADTFNKLGVSAPKGVLLYGPPGCSKTLTAKALATESGLNFLAVKGPEIFNKYVGESERTIREIFRKARAASPSIIFFDEIDAISGDRESSGTSASQNVLTSLLNEIDGVEELKGVVIVGATNRPTEIDPALLRPGRLDRHIYVSPPDYDARLQILTKGCSKFNLDGREVNLSTLADLTNGCSGAEVALLCHEAGLSAVMEDKQATCVEQRHFDHALKGISKGITQDMLDYYKTFSSRSGLSI; encoded by the coding sequence ATGTCGTCCAAAACCAGTTCGTCTGCCTCAAAGAAAAAGGCAACATCGACTCCAGCTTCGGAGtcatcaacaaaaaaaGTGAAAATACCGAAGAACTATATTGTTAGGCCATCACCAAATAATTCAGCGAGGTCATCGAACAAGGTATTTATAAATAGTGAGATATTACAGGCATTggaaatttcaaatggaTCAATAGTGTATATTTCAAAGGTATCTGGTGGTGAAGCAGGTGTTTTGGGAACAATTCATagtgataatgatattatagACAAGAATGTTATTGGCATATCCTCAAGCTTGAGGTGTTTAGGAGGACTTCTCCTTGGTGATCGGATCCAAATCGATAAATACCTAAGCCAGCCTGAGTACGCTACTTCCGTGGATTTACGAATCGAAAATGATCAGAATGAAAGTATCAAAATCGAGGGAAAAGTTTCTAAGGCACTtgagaaattatttaatgaaatagGTATAGTGTTTCCAGGCCTCAAGCTAACCAAAGTTAGTATACCTAATAATGAAGGAggtaatgaagaagaagatattaaaATGAGTTGTACAATTAAGGTTATTGATGTACTGGGTAAAGAATCTTTGGAAGATTCACTCAACAAATTGTCTATAAACGAAGAGAAGGAAAGCGAGATTTGTAATTCCCTGACAGTTTCTCCCGCATATATATTTAGCAAGGGCAAAACTCAGATAAACACTTCTGTGATCAGAGAGCCTTTGCGCTCAAAGTTTCCTCAGTTACCACAGCCTGTGGGATATTCCCAAGTGGGTGGTCTTTCTAGGCCAATTGCACTCCTTCAATCCACTATTGAACTACCATTGCATAACCCAACTCtattttctgattttgGGATTTCACCACCTAGAGGTATATTGTTGCACGGTCCACCTGGAACTGGTAAGACCATGCTTTTGAGATGTGTTGCGAACGAAACAAATGCTCATGTTTTGACAGTGAATGGACCATCCATTGTTTCTAAATATCTTGGAGAAACTGAAAATGCAATTagagatatatttgaagaagcaaGGAAGTTTCAACCTTCCATAATATTTTTGGATGAAATCGATTCATTAGCCCCTAACCGGAACTCTGACGACAGTGGTGAAACTGAATCCAGAGTTGTTGCTACCTTGTTAACTATGATGGATGGAATGGGGGATACAGGAAGGATTGTAGTTGTCGGTGCTACAAATCGCCCTAATTCTATTGATCCTGCTTTAAGGCGACCAGGTAGATTCGACCAAGAGGTTGAAATTGGAATTCCTGATGTTGAGGCAAGAGGtgatatattaataaaacaatttgACAAAATGGACAAGTCTAAATTTGACTTaactaaagaagaaataaactCCATTGCATCTAAGACACATGGATATGTTGGTGCTGACTTGACAGCATTATGTAGAGAGTCGGTAATGAAGGCCATTAATAGAAGCCTCAAGGCTAGCATTCCACAACGTGAAATTAAATTGGAATTAAGAGATGTCGAAGAGGCATTACCAGAAATTAGGCCATCAGCTATGcgtgaaatttttttggaAATGCCAAAGGTATATTGGTCGGATATTGGTGGCCAGGAAGAATTAAAGCAGAAGCTCACCGAAGTGGTACAATTACCGTTGGAAGCTGCAGATACGTTTAATAAGTTAGGTGTTCTGGCACCTAAAGGTGTTCTATTATATGGTCCTCCAGGTTGTTCTAAAACACTTACTGCAAAGGCCTTAGCTACCGAATCTggattaaattttttagCCGTTAAAGGTccagaaatatttaataagtATGTTGGTGAATCTGAGCGTACTATAAGAGAAATTTTTAGAAAAGCTAGAGCTGCATCTCCATCCATTATATTTTTCGATGAAATAGATGCAATTTCAGGTGATAGAGAATCATCTGGTACTTCCGCTTCTCAAAACGTTTTAACTTCGTTATTGAATGAAATCGATGGTGtcgaagaattgaaaggTGTTGTCATAGTTGGAGCTACAAATAGACCTACAGAAATCGATCCTGCTTTGTTAAGACCTGGTAGATTAGATCGTCATATATATGTTTCCCCGCCAGATTATGATGCCCGTTTACAAATTTTGACAAAGGGATGttccaaatttaatttggaCGGCCGTGAAGTCAACTTGAGTACGTTAGCAGACTTAACAAATGGTTGTTCGGGAGCGGAAGTTGCATTATTGTGTCATGAAGCAGGTTTATCAGCCGTCATGGAAGATAAACAAGCTACATGTGTAGAACAAAGGCATTTTGATCATGCATTGAAGGGCATATCTAAAGGTATAACACAGGATATGTTAGATTATTACAAAACCTTTTCTAGTAGGAGTGGATTaagtatttaa
- a CDS encoding DEHA2A11220p (similar to uniprot|Q12511 Saccharomyces cerevisiae YOR090C PTC5 Mitochondrially localized type 2C protein phosphatase) — protein MVFILAVRPRLLYIANRQIQSNKRLISSSTQKLLQSSNTLSNASKVNRQVTEKTNKFFKKRHVALVSGIIIIGSYISFNQSNYYNLDTVPPIGGGGRSGISPKLFPPSNTTVIGDDSRYFSTSTNSMHQKNSIGNQQQKQGVFLLNDEQVSERLRQFEESYSVNRGKGVTRYDICQLPSNSPIEDDRAEEIVQVPILQDNNIKTSTDWMFFGVFDGHGGWTTSSKLRDQLISYIVHELGTIFKPTNEDNLRYVPNGATIDQAIKNGFLKLDHEVVNKNMEKLLNDNNKAKAAELLMPALSGSCALLSFYDTNSKLLKVAVTGDSRALLGSFKDNHWTVRQLSIDQTGSNPTEVARIISEHPDEPNVVRNGRVLGTLEPTRAFGDCRYKLPASIQERIYKQFFGRRLPNNLKSPPYVTAEPVITTTKINPENNDFLVMASDGLYEMLSNEEIIGLVVKWMEKERMVKPQKSFWNYFGSTENKLPEISDITNDKSSKQPFRKNKQSSGYGGFLLDDRNVSTHLIRNALSNGGSREQTSMLISIPNPVSRRYRDDLTVTVVFFGKDLRGENEAGKLEINADATAGGIDSAKPKL, from the coding sequence ATGGTTTTTATATTGGCTGTTAGACCTAGGCTACTTTACATAGCCAACAGGCAAATACAAAGTAACAAGCGATTAATATCATCTAGTACACAAAAACTACTTCAATCATCTAACACATTATCAAATGCATCGAAAGTAAACAGACAAGTGACAGAGAAGACAAATAAGTTCTTTAAGAAGAGACACGTCGCATTGGTATCGGGAATCATAATTATTGGATCGTATATTTCGTTCAATCagtcaaattattataactTGGATACTGTTCCACCGATTGGTGGGGGAGGTAGATCCGGGATCAGTCCTAAGCTTTTTCCGCCATCAAATACCACGGTGATCGGGGATGACTCGAGATACTTTTCTACGTCTACTAATTCAATGCACCAAAAAAATAGCATTGGGAACCAACAGCAGAAACAAGGGGTGTTTTTGTTGAATGACGAACAAGTGAGTGAAAGGTTGAGAcaatttgaagaaagtTATTCGGTCAACAGAGGTAAGGGTGTCACAAGATACGATATCTGTCAATTGCCATCCAACTCTCCTATCGAGGATGATAGAGCGGAGGAGATTGTGCAAGTGCCTATTTTGCAGGATAACAACATCAAGACGTCCACTGACTGGATGTTTTTTGGTGTCTTTGATGGACATGGTGGCTGGACTACTAGTAGTAAATTAAGAGACCAATTGATTAGCTACATTGTACATGAGTTGGGAACGATTTTCAAGCCAACAAATGAAGATAACTTGAGATACGTTCCAAACGGTGCTACCATCGACCAGGCAATCAAGAATGGGTTTTTGAAGTTGGACCATGAAGTTGTCAATAAGAACATGGAAAAATTGttaaatgataataataaggCCAAAGCGGCAGAATTATTGATGCCAGCGTTGTCAGGCTCGTGTGCATTGTTATCATTCTACGATaccaattccaaattattgaaggtgGCGGTTACAGGTGATTCTAGAGCATTACTTGGGTCCTTCAAAGATAACCATTGGACAGTCAGACAATTGAGTATTGACCAAACAGGATCAAACCCAACAGAAGTCGCTCGTATCATTAGTGAACATCCTGATGAGCCGAACGTGGTAAGAAACGGAAGAGTTTTGGGCACATTAGAACCTACAAGAGCTTTCGGTGACTGCCGTTACAAATTACCAGCATCGattcaagaaagaatttACAAGCAGTTTTTTGGTAGAAGACTTCCAAACAATTTAAAGTCACCCCCTTATGTTACCGCTGAGCCTGTTATTACGACCACTAAGATCAACCCGGAAAACAATGATTTCTTGGTAATGGCATCCGACGGTTTGTACGAAATGCTCTCTaacgaagaaattattggCCTTGTGGTGAAGTGGAtggaaaaagaaagaatggTCAAACCTCAAAAGTCATTCTGGAATTACTTTGGATCCACTGAGAATAAATTACCAGAGATATCTGATATCACTAACGATAAGTCTTCAAAGCAACCATTTAGAAAGAATAAGCAATCCAGCGGATATGGCGGTTTCTTGTTAGACGATAGAAATGTCTCAACTCATTTGATCAGAAATGCTTTGTCTAATGGTGGTTCAAGAGAACAAACATCTATGTTAATATCTATTCCCAACCCTGTTTCAAGACGTTATAGAGATGATTTAACTGTCACTGTCGTCTTTTTTGGCAAGGATCTCAGAGGTGAAAATGAAGCTGgaaaattagaaataaatgCTGATGCTACCGCAGGTGGTATTGATTCAGCTAAACctaaattataa
- a CDS encoding DEHA2A11330p (no similarity), producing the protein MVTTRRLTVRHTPYCFHEKYKINTTGSADFQRTNKENIFQNLPFGSNEWLYKSSAIFKRVI; encoded by the coding sequence ATGGTTACGACTCGAAGATTGACAGTTAGACATACGCCATACTGTTTCCATGAAAAGTACAAAATCAATACGACAGGTTCCGCTGACTTTCAAAGGACCAATAAggagaatatttttcaaaatttgcCGTTTGGAAGTAACGAATGGCTCTATAAATCATCTGCCATTTTTAAGCGGgtcatttaa
- a CDS encoding DEHA2A11352p (highly similar to uniprot|P50623 Saccharomyces cerevisiae YDL064W UBC9 SUMO-conjugating enzyme involved in the Smt3p conjugation pathway) has product MSLCKTRLQEERKQWRKDHPFGFYAKPSKAADGSLDLTQWTAGIPGRSNTLWQGATYPITISFPEEYPSKPPKIKFPTGFYHPNVYPSGTICLSILNEEQDWRPAITIKQVVMGIQELLDSPNPDSPAQEPAWKAFSKDLATYEKKVKEQAKRYATAS; this is encoded by the coding sequence ATGTCGCTTTGTAAAACTCGTTTGCAAGAGGAAAGAAAGCAGTGGAGAAAGGACCATCCATTTGGGTTCTATGCGAAGCCTTCGAAGGCAGCTGATGGGTCATTGGACTTGACACAATGGACCGCTGGAATACCAGGTAGATCAAACACTTTGTGGCAGGGAGCTACATATCCAATAACTATATCATTTCCAGAAGAATATCCTTCGAAGCCACCCAAGATTAAGTTTCCTACTGGTTTTTACCACCCAAATGTATACCCAAGTGGTACGATATGCTTATCTATCTTGAACGAAGAACAGGACTGGAGACCGGCGATCACTATTAAGCAAGTCGTGATGGGTATCCAGGAATTATTGGATAGTCCAAATCCAGACTCGCCTGCACAAGAGCCAGCTTGGAAGGCATTTAGTAAGGATCTTGCTACGTATGAAAAGAAAGTCAAAGAACAGGCCAAGCGATACGCAACAGCGTCATAA